One Leptospira bourretii DNA segment encodes these proteins:
- a CDS encoding tetratricopeptide repeat protein: MRQNSTVWMSCLRVIFTSGILISMGFFPLLADRSVSQIFADERNKQGELLYKKAKEFLEDRNHYQSVESCKSFLLLYPGHSKTREVRKTLSSNYRMTGDVLALAENELKIYKEFPNTEEGLESYLISGKAYVRMGREDKAYQIFQDIIKNTYSSKIAQEAELELTQMEILGESKNK, from the coding sequence ATGAGACAGAATTCTACAGTCTGGATGAGTTGCCTCCGAGTCATTTTTACCTCAGGAATCCTAATTTCTATGGGGTTTTTTCCTCTTTTGGCAGACCGTTCCGTCAGCCAAATATTTGCAGACGAACGAAACAAACAAGGGGAACTGCTCTACAAAAAGGCCAAAGAATTTTTAGAAGATCGGAACCACTACCAATCAGTGGAATCCTGCAAAAGCTTTCTATTACTCTATCCTGGGCATTCCAAAACACGCGAAGTGCGAAAAACCTTAAGTTCCAACTACCGAATGACAGGTGATGTTTTAGCTCTTGCTGAAAACGAACTGAAAATTTATAAAGAATTTCCCAATACTGAAGAAGGACTCGAATCCTACTTAATTTCAGGCAAAGCCTATGTCCGTATGGGTCGGGAAGACAAGGCCTATCAGATTTTTCAGGACATTATCAAAAATACGTATTCCAGTAAAATTGCACAAGAAGCGGAATTAGAACTGACTCAGATGGAAATTTTAGGAGAGAGTAAAAATAAGTAA
- a CDS encoding vWA domain-containing protein: MREKNRIQEQPLSRASVFVGCILFFLSYLPLSTQSQPNKRYVFILDASGSMSEKWDGKTRMAVAKEKLLQVLGGLPKDVSVGLVAYGNRIAGCSSARLYHPIQRGAASIVSQKISSIVPAGSTPIAQTLNVVGEFLLNDVQETEIIFISDGVESCDGDPKAVLYQWKQSGKKFRMQILGIDIDPKGEEDLKRLSILGDGHYYSLKGPEDYDSSFKRIFFSQDLEPNPVSETTNTSQPTSYPNQIKILNILPYEDGSESGYILNYEYTAKANSSYMVQLYLYPYEEKQRSFPIPPLRERRMGDLTKLQIELKSGPEGKGRFVFPLPKGKRMKASAELWDLTGVPKILALSEEKPIHENPSSGRN, translated from the coding sequence GTGCGGGAAAAAAATAGAATCCAAGAACAACCATTGAGCCGAGCTTCTGTCTTTGTCGGTTGTATTTTATTTTTTCTTTCTTACCTTCCCCTTTCCACACAATCACAACCTAACAAACGATATGTGTTTATTCTAGATGCCAGTGGTTCCATGTCAGAAAAATGGGATGGCAAAACAAGGATGGCTGTTGCCAAAGAAAAATTATTACAGGTTCTTGGGGGATTGCCAAAGGATGTGAGTGTGGGGCTTGTTGCTTACGGAAACCGAATCGCTGGTTGTTCTTCGGCAAGGTTGTATCATCCCATCCAACGCGGTGCTGCTTCTATCGTGAGCCAAAAAATTTCTTCCATTGTCCCAGCCGGATCCACACCCATCGCCCAAACCTTAAACGTGGTTGGTGAGTTCCTTTTGAATGATGTACAAGAAACAGAAATTATTTTTATTTCGGATGGAGTGGAAAGTTGCGACGGAGATCCCAAAGCCGTTTTGTACCAATGGAAACAATCGGGAAAAAAATTTCGGATGCAAATTCTAGGAATTGATATTGATCCCAAAGGAGAAGAAGACCTCAAACGACTTTCGATCCTAGGAGACGGACATTATTATTCTTTGAAGGGGCCGGAGGATTATGATTCTTCTTTCAAACGAATCTTTTTTTCCCAAGATCTGGAACCAAACCCTGTTTCGGAAACAACCAACACAAGCCAACCCACTTCATACCCAAACCAAATCAAAATCCTGAACATTCTTCCTTATGAAGATGGCTCCGAATCAGGTTATATTCTCAATTACGAATACACAGCCAAAGCCAATTCTTCCTATATGGTTCAGTTGTATCTTTATCCATATGAAGAAAAACAAAGAAGTTTCCCCATTCCCCCACTCCGTGAGCGAAGGATGGGAGACCTGACGAAACTCCAAATTGAACTTAAGTCGGGTCCCGAAGGAAAAGGACGATTTGTTTTCCCACTGCCCAAGGGAAAACGGATGAAAGCTTCCGCCGAACTTTGGGATTTGACGGGAGTTCCGAAAATTCTTGCTCTTTCGGAAGAAAAACCCATTCACGAGAATCCAAGTTCTGGCCGAAACTGA
- a CDS encoding NUDIX hydrolase has protein sequence MMLPYQSFVEKLSRDFDEIPDTTEVKSGVIFPLFGSKEIAEGIILTERSKNLKSHPGQISFPGGVKEKEDPNLLITALREWEEEMGVHRSSLNVLGKLEGLHTRTGFHITPFLATYEGDFSFQHNTDEVDRIILLPFSDLWTKPFYAIQIPGRDHFAYYFDLGDGLLWGATCEMILRFLREYSSFNRNPLLVKPNLVKPPYLDPKSL, from the coding sequence TTGATGTTACCCTACCAGTCCTTTGTAGAAAAACTTTCAAGGGACTTCGACGAGATTCCTGACACAACAGAAGTGAAGTCAGGAGTGATCTTTCCTTTATTTGGATCCAAAGAAATTGCAGAAGGAATCATCCTTACTGAACGTTCCAAAAATCTAAAATCTCATCCCGGCCAAATTTCTTTTCCTGGCGGGGTCAAAGAAAAAGAAGATCCCAATCTCCTCATCACTGCCCTTCGGGAATGGGAGGAGGAAATGGGTGTCCACCGCTCTAGTCTGAATGTTTTGGGAAAACTAGAAGGTCTCCATACAAGAACCGGTTTTCATATCACCCCATTTTTAGCCACTTACGAAGGAGATTTTTCCTTTCAGCATAACACAGATGAGGTGGACCGGATCATCCTCCTTCCTTTTTCTGACCTTTGGACCAAACCATTTTATGCGATCCAAATCCCTGGCAGAGATCATTTTGCTTATTATTTTGATTTGGGGGATGGCCTGCTTTGGGGTGCCACTTGCGAAATGATTTTGCGATTCCTAAGAGAGTATTCCTCTTTCAATCGGAATCCCCTTCTCGTGAAACCAAACCTAGTCAAACCGCCTTATTTGGACCCTAAATCCCTCTAA
- a CDS encoding ribonuclease D — protein sequence MQINSNYILVDTAKALDLALINLRQSKIMSIDTESSGYYTYYPKVCLIQINSNGKNYLIDPLKITNLSALGPLFEDENILKIFHSAQDDIKALKRDFGFKFVNTADTMISSRLLSLEQSSLSHVVEHYHKVTLSKVEQKSNWEIRPLQKQQLKYAALDTAYLESIWLKMEEELKRRGLYEEAKSEFEFIASEEYVTKEGEGFSLGKFPDILNFTPLERRKILELLRYRDEKAKRINKASFRVFNNDRLSQAVKGHPNEEKCVEWFGKKDGSEIYKLLIAEYSDPIDTSELSKRHGEDLNEDENHKFQNAKKWRLRIMRARRMEHSLLPSNKQLIVILRAAPKNLEELKALHVFSDWKVQNYGPSLLAAIQGLPFDSMINRLVAIRSKEAFVAKRRKKQNQNSKDEG from the coding sequence ATGCAAATCAATTCCAACTATATTCTCGTTGATACAGCAAAAGCTTTGGATTTAGCTCTGATCAATCTCAGACAGTCCAAAATCATGTCGATCGACACCGAGTCCTCCGGTTATTACACGTACTATCCCAAAGTTTGCCTCATCCAGATCAATTCTAATGGCAAAAATTACCTGATTGACCCACTAAAGATCACAAATTTGTCAGCTTTGGGTCCTTTATTCGAAGATGAGAACATCCTCAAAATCTTCCACTCGGCACAAGACGACATCAAAGCCTTAAAACGAGACTTTGGGTTTAAATTTGTGAACACGGCAGATACGATGATCAGTTCTCGGTTGTTGTCATTAGAACAAAGTTCATTGTCACATGTTGTGGAACATTATCATAAAGTGACACTTTCTAAAGTAGAACAAAAGTCTAACTGGGAAATCCGTCCTCTTCAAAAACAACAGCTAAAGTACGCAGCACTTGACACTGCTTATTTAGAATCCATTTGGTTGAAAATGGAAGAAGAACTCAAACGTAGAGGTCTCTATGAAGAAGCCAAATCAGAATTTGAATTCATCGCTTCTGAAGAATACGTAACCAAAGAAGGAGAAGGATTTTCTCTAGGAAAATTTCCTGACATTCTCAATTTCACTCCGCTCGAAAGAAGAAAGATTTTAGAATTACTTCGTTACCGAGATGAAAAAGCAAAACGAATCAACAAAGCAAGTTTCCGAGTTTTTAATAACGATCGTTTGTCACAAGCCGTCAAAGGACACCCGAACGAAGAAAAGTGTGTGGAATGGTTTGGGAAAAAAGATGGATCAGAAATCTACAAACTACTCATCGCAGAATATAGTGACCCCATAGACACATCAGAACTTTCGAAACGTCATGGCGAAGACTTAAACGAAGACGAAAATCATAAATTTCAAAACGCAAAAAAATGGCGACTCCGTATTATGCGCGCTAGACGAATGGAACACTCCCTTCTCCCTTCTAACAAACAACTCATTGTTATTTTACGTGCAGCACCAAAAAACTTAGAAGAACTAAAAGCCCTTCATGTATTTTCCGATTGGAAAGTACAGAACTATGGTCCAAGTTTACTTGCTGCCATCCAAGGACTTCCTTTTGATTCGATGATCAATCGTTTGGTTGCCATTCGTTCCAAAGAAGCATTCGTTGCCAAACGCAGGAAAAAACAAAACCAAAACTCGAAAGACGAGGGTTGA
- the purF gene encoding amidophosphoribosyltransferase, translated as MILQSDKPKEECAIFGIYNSKEAANFTYLGLYSMQHRGQESSGIVTTDGSHLYRYANMGLVANIFTQPKIKELIGDAAIGHNRYSTTGASFLRNAQPIRVESHLGPVALAHNGNLVNSWDIRNKLERDGSIFQTTIDSEVIVHLMAKSHKTDLLEALCESLAQVRGAYSLLVLTPRYLIAVRDPNGFRPLVMGKRSDGAIVFASETCAFDITETEYVRDVEPGEMVVIDHTGMRSLYPFPKAKPSLCIFEYIYFARPDSYIFEESVYKVRKSLGRQLARVMPVEADVIIPVPDSANIAALGYSEESGIPYQSGLVRSHYIGRTFIEPDQKIRDFGAKIKYNVVKEVVNGKRVVIIDDSVMRGTTSRKIIKMIRNAGAKEIHFRVSAPPTVSPCYYGIDIPTHKELIASTHSIDEIQKYLRVDSLAYLTLDTMHKAVEGHKGGGFCDACFTSNYPVEFQDHAGNQKSLFTEYATEE; from the coding sequence ATGATTCTCCAATCTGACAAACCAAAAGAAGAATGTGCCATTTTCGGCATCTACAATAGCAAGGAAGCTGCTAATTTTACCTACCTAGGTTTGTACTCGATGCAACACCGTGGCCAGGAGTCCAGTGGGATCGTCACAACCGATGGATCTCACTTATACCGGTATGCCAATATGGGCCTTGTGGCAAATATCTTCACCCAACCGAAGATCAAAGAGCTCATTGGGGATGCGGCCATTGGCCACAACCGGTATTCCACAACGGGAGCCAGTTTTTTACGAAATGCTCAGCCCATCCGCGTGGAATCCCACTTAGGTCCTGTGGCTCTAGCCCACAATGGAAACCTAGTCAACTCCTGGGACATTCGAAACAAACTCGAAAGAGACGGATCGATCTTCCAAACCACTATCGATTCCGAAGTCATTGTCCACTTAATGGCGAAAAGCCATAAAACAGACCTTCTAGAAGCACTTTGTGAATCACTCGCACAAGTTCGTGGTGCCTACTCCCTGTTAGTTTTAACTCCAAGATACTTAATTGCCGTGCGAGATCCCAACGGTTTCCGTCCGCTTGTGATGGGAAAACGTTCGGATGGGGCGATTGTCTTTGCTTCGGAAACTTGCGCTTTTGATATCACGGAAACGGAGTATGTAAGAGATGTGGAACCGGGAGAGATGGTTGTCATCGATCATACCGGAATGCGTTCTCTCTATCCATTCCCAAAAGCAAAACCAAGCCTTTGTATTTTTGAATATATCTACTTTGCAAGACCTGATTCTTATATTTTCGAAGAGTCAGTTTACAAAGTAAGAAAGTCTCTCGGCCGCCAGCTGGCGCGTGTTATGCCAGTGGAAGCAGATGTGATCATTCCTGTTCCCGATTCTGCAAACATTGCGGCCCTCGGTTACAGTGAAGAGTCAGGAATTCCTTACCAAAGTGGTCTCGTACGTTCTCATTATATTGGTCGAACTTTCATTGAACCGGACCAAAAGATTCGGGACTTTGGAGCCAAAATCAAATACAATGTGGTGAAAGAAGTGGTGAATGGAAAACGTGTGGTCATCATTGACGACTCGGTGATGCGAGGGACAACTAGCCGCAAAATCATCAAAATGATCCGTAATGCTGGTGCCAAAGAAATTCATTTTCGAGTTTCGGCACCTCCAACAGTTTCTCCTTGTTATTATGGAATCGATATTCCTACGCATAAAGAATTGATTGCCTCCACACATAGTATTGATGAAATCCAAAAGTATTTACGTGTGGATTCCCTTGCTTATTTAACATTGGATACAATGCACAAAGCAGTGGAAGGACATAAAGGTGGTGGATTTTGTGATGCTTGTTTCACATCCAACTACCCAGTGGAATTCCAAGACCATGCTGGAAACCAAAAGTCACTCTTTACGGAATACGCGACGGAAGAGTGA
- the queD gene encoding 6-carboxytetrahydropterin synthase QueD, whose protein sequence is MEELELSKTFGFEAAHFLPNVPEGHKCKRMHGHSFRFAVYLKGEIDPHTGWIMDFGELKSIVKPILDEHLDHYVLNNVPGLENPTSENIAVWLWNQLKPKLPLLDKITLYETCTSSCVYRGPKK, encoded by the coding sequence ATGGAAGAGCTTGAACTTTCCAAAACCTTTGGTTTTGAAGCCGCACATTTTTTACCCAATGTTCCCGAAGGCCATAAATGCAAAAGAATGCATGGCCATAGCTTTCGTTTTGCTGTATATCTAAAGGGTGAAATTGATCCACATACAGGTTGGATTATGGACTTTGGGGAACTTAAATCCATCGTAAAACCAATCTTAGACGAACATTTGGACCATTATGTGTTAAACAATGTTCCTGGCCTTGAAAACCCTACGAGTGAAAATATTGCGGTATGGCTCTGGAACCAATTAAAACCTAAATTGCCACTGCTCGATAAAATTACTCTCTACGAAACTTGCACTAGCTCCTGTGTATACAGAGGGCCGAAAAAATAA
- the queC gene encoding 7-cyano-7-deazaguanine synthase QueC translates to MVSVKDSSLKSKSEKKGAVVLLSGGLDSTTCLYFAAKEFGYPKNKKLPILALSFDYSQKHKIELIKSKKIAKTLGIKHVIQKLDPGFFLGSSLTEKKIKVRKNAKSLFSGIEEEIPNTYVPGRNILFLSFALSLAEGHGYDSIYIGVNALDYSGYPDCRPEFIESFQKMANLGTKKGVSGDGDSIQIKTPLLHLGKKEIIELGIQVDAPLHLTHSCYDPVRGKPCGKCDSCILRAKGFLEAGILDPAISLR, encoded by the coding sequence ATGGTCTCCGTAAAGGATTCCTCACTCAAATCCAAATCTGAAAAAAAAGGTGCCGTTGTACTTCTGTCAGGCGGACTCGATTCAACTACTTGTTTGTATTTTGCCGCCAAAGAGTTTGGTTATCCCAAAAACAAAAAATTGCCAATACTCGCTTTATCTTTTGATTATTCTCAAAAACATAAAATTGAACTCATCAAAAGTAAAAAAATCGCAAAAACCTTGGGTATCAAACATGTGATCCAAAAATTGGATCCTGGATTTTTTTTGGGAAGTTCCCTTACTGAAAAAAAAATCAAAGTGAGAAAGAACGCAAAATCCTTGTTTAGTGGGATCGAAGAAGAAATTCCGAATACTTATGTCCCTGGTCGCAATATTTTATTTTTATCCTTTGCTTTGTCACTTGCGGAAGGCCATGGGTATGATTCCATTTATATTGGAGTCAATGCACTTGACTATTCTGGATATCCGGATTGCCGGCCTGAGTTTATTGAATCCTTTCAAAAGATGGCAAATCTTGGGACAAAAAAAGGGGTGAGTGGGGATGGTGATTCCATCCAAATCAAAACTCCACTTTTACATCTGGGTAAAAAAGAAATTATTGAATTGGGAATCCAAGTAGACGCACCACTCCACCTAACGCATTCTTGTTATGATCCCGTGCGAGGGAAACCTTGTGGCAAATGTGATTCTTGCATTTTAAGAGCCAAAGGATTTTTGGAAGCTGGAATTTTAGACCCAGCCATCTCTCTTCGATAA
- a CDS encoding SBBP repeat-containing protein: MKIQFVLFFLILATIYQCRQSQLNNSSDSQSDAYFETAIWNCMITTVPCYEIKQQNQGIKQWTRLLGGTSSVATNSFASATDFDGNNYIAGKVDGALPGLTKVSSGFNTDLFLAKYNSMGDLQWVRQLGSLSNYNSDAQSIHVDSFGDIIVTGLTQGSFGEYTSTEYGLVLLKYSPSGEKLWTKIFYGNSGLVTAGVGVTSDLQGNIYVTGHTELTNINGEIAYGIYNLILFKYDRTGNLLWTRILAETPGSLIYGYKITYDSYSNQVFVVGHATGPGTFLGQTIGNTQESFIAAFRDDGVNTWAKVIGQPGTSVFSRGVSSDKRGSIYLTGDLSGMPIDGQTFSGTMAELLIKFNVTGFREWTILRGAGSGTSTNARGVYADNSGNVYTVGWTTGNLSGVSLNGTQDAYLSKYHFNGNLEWTRLSGSSLVTLDGMALSSDRLGSIYLTGGTTGNLDAQTKTGTKDAFVIQYK, encoded by the coding sequence ATGAAAATTCAATTCGTTTTGTTTTTTTTGATTCTGGCAACGATCTATCAATGCAGACAAAGCCAACTTAACAATTCTTCTGACTCCCAATCCGATGCTTACTTTGAAACAGCAATTTGGAATTGTATGATTACCACAGTTCCATGTTATGAAATTAAACAACAAAACCAAGGTATAAAACAATGGACTAGGTTGTTAGGTGGTACTTCGTCTGTTGCAACCAATTCGTTTGCCTCCGCAACAGATTTCGATGGAAATAACTATATTGCTGGTAAAGTGGATGGAGCACTTCCGGGATTAACTAAAGTTTCTTCTGGTTTTAATACGGATTTATTTCTCGCAAAATACAACTCCATGGGAGACCTCCAGTGGGTTCGACAATTAGGCTCTTTAAGTAATTATAATTCAGATGCGCAGTCGATTCATGTAGATTCCTTTGGTGATATCATTGTGACAGGACTAACCCAAGGTTCTTTTGGGGAATATACTTCAACAGAATATGGTTTAGTTTTATTAAAGTATTCTCCATCAGGAGAAAAACTTTGGACAAAAATATTTTATGGTAATTCGGGATTAGTGACTGCCGGTGTGGGAGTCACTTCTGATCTACAAGGGAATATTTATGTTACTGGGCATACCGAATTAACAAACATTAACGGGGAAATCGCTTATGGAATTTATAATTTAATTCTATTTAAGTATGATCGAACGGGGAATTTGTTATGGACTCGGATATTAGCAGAGACTCCGGGAAGTTTAATTTACGGATACAAAATTACTTACGATAGTTATTCCAATCAAGTTTTTGTTGTTGGTCATGCCACTGGACCTGGCACCTTTTTAGGCCAAACCATTGGAAATACGCAGGAAAGTTTTATCGCTGCGTTTCGTGATGATGGTGTCAATACTTGGGCAAAAGTCATAGGCCAACCTGGAACAAGTGTTTTTTCGCGTGGAGTTTCTTCTGATAAAAGAGGATCGATTTACTTAACGGGTGATTTGAGTGGAATGCCGATTGATGGGCAAACTTTTTCTGGTACAATGGCAGAGTTACTCATTAAATTTAATGTGACTGGTTTTCGGGAATGGACAATCCTTAGAGGTGCTGGTTCTGGCACTTCGACGAACGCTCGTGGTGTCTATGCAGACAATTCAGGCAATGTATATACAGTTGGATGGACAACTGGAAATCTTTCTGGAGTAAGTTTGAATGGAACTCAAGATGCGTATTTATCGAAATATCATTTTAACGGGAATCTAGAATGGACAAGATTGTCCGGAAGCAGCTTGGTAACGTTAGATGGTATGGCGTTGTCTTCAGATCGATTGGGATCCATTTACCTTACTGGTGGGACCACTGGAAATTTGGATGCGCAAACAAAAACAGGGACAAAGGATGCCTTTGTCATTCAATATAAATGA
- a CDS encoding SBBP repeat-containing protein has translation MRFFLLLFLFLLCICKPLPFNNPTDAKTDAFLETQLLRCILGEWDCYEIPQDNQGVREWTRFLGATGGVQTASQSVVTDRSGNVYVVGTTTGSLAGQPKISPATYNDIFIAKFDSNGNLLWVRQTGSTNIASTYAEVAHFDKWGDLYIVGSSGGPFNEYSGTGAGSLLLKVHPSGLVLWTKIFPTGSETLGSGVTTDSDGNVYITGNTEEQIINGETALGGRNTFIFKYNRNGDYIWTRLIDNGGVSSYGHQIQYDPYSQNILITGQVGGSGTFLGNPLPGGSMDSYLISLNTNGNIQWVRLLGVSGGTTSARAISVDKKGSVYISGDANLDIDGQTKSGLIDQFLTRYNVSGEKIWTRLLGGGGSSSTYSYGIYADNAFHIYTAGSTTGNLSGVNLIGTQDSYLTKYDGNGNLIWIRPSGSSGSTIYGRGISSDKYGTLYVIGSTDGSFDDQTKLGTSDAFIMKYR, from the coding sequence ATGCGTTTTTTTCTATTATTATTCTTATTTCTTTTATGCATATGTAAACCATTACCGTTTAACAATCCAACGGATGCAAAAACAGATGCTTTTTTGGAAACACAACTACTTCGCTGTATTTTAGGAGAGTGGGATTGTTATGAAATCCCACAAGACAACCAAGGAGTTCGGGAATGGACAAGGTTTTTAGGAGCCACAGGAGGAGTCCAAACAGCTTCGCAGTCCGTTGTTACCGATCGATCTGGAAACGTGTATGTAGTAGGTACAACAACTGGCTCACTGGCAGGCCAACCAAAAATATCTCCAGCCACTTATAATGATATTTTTATAGCGAAATTTGATAGTAACGGAAATCTTTTGTGGGTTCGTCAGACAGGTAGTACTAACATTGCGTCCACTTATGCCGAAGTGGCACATTTTGATAAGTGGGGAGATTTGTATATCGTCGGTTCCTCTGGAGGTCCATTCAATGAATATTCAGGCACCGGTGCGGGAAGTTTACTTCTTAAAGTGCATCCATCGGGATTGGTACTCTGGACAAAAATTTTCCCAACGGGAAGTGAAACCTTAGGATCGGGAGTCACTACAGATTCTGACGGAAATGTTTATATCACGGGAAATACCGAAGAACAAATCATCAATGGCGAAACGGCACTCGGCGGAAGAAATACATTTATCTTTAAATACAATCGTAACGGGGATTATATTTGGACAAGACTCATTGACAATGGTGGTGTCAGTTCGTATGGACATCAGATTCAATATGATCCTTATTCACAAAATATTCTAATTACTGGGCAAGTCGGTGGTTCTGGAACCTTTTTGGGAAATCCGTTACCAGGTGGAAGTATGGATTCCTATTTAATTTCTTTAAACACTAACGGAAACATTCAATGGGTTCGACTTCTGGGAGTCTCCGGTGGAACTACCAGTGCAAGAGCCATTTCCGTTGATAAAAAGGGATCAGTTTATATTTCAGGGGATGCTAATTTAGATATTGATGGTCAAACTAAGTCAGGTTTGATAGATCAATTTTTAACTCGATACAATGTGTCTGGTGAAAAAATTTGGACTCGTTTGCTCGGTGGTGGAGGATCTAGTAGTACATATTCCTACGGTATTTATGCTGATAATGCATTTCATATTTATACAGCAGGCAGTACTACCGGAAATTTATCTGGCGTTAATTTAATTGGAACACAAGATTCTTACCTCACTAAATATGATGGAAATGGAAACTTGATTTGGATTCGTCCATCTGGTAGTAGTGGTTCTACTATTTATGGAAGAGGAATTTCTTCTGATAAGTATGGAACTTTATATGTGATTGGATCGACTGATGGGAGTTTTGATGACCAAACAAAACTAGGAACTTCCGATGCTTTTATAATGAAGTATCGTTAA
- a CDS encoding NAD(P)-dependent oxidoreductase produces the protein MKITLIGATGFIGSKTLEETLNKGYQVIAVLRDPSKLKVEHPNLKKIQGDIFDTDGLAKIISGSDAVLDSYNPGWTDPNIRENMINGSLSILSATKKAGVKRIIVMGGAGSLEVQPGVQLIDTPEFPKEYFAGADGARQILNHLRSENELEWSFLSPSAVIEPEGTKTGKYRFSKESLLVDTNGHSHISLADLVKAFVDELEERKYVKQRFTVGY, from the coding sequence ATGAAAATTACATTAATCGGTGCAACAGGGTTTATCGGAAGTAAAACTCTAGAAGAAACTTTAAATAAAGGATATCAGGTTATAGCCGTATTGCGAGATCCTTCCAAATTAAAAGTGGAACATCCAAACTTAAAAAAAATCCAAGGGGATATTTTTGATACAGATGGATTGGCAAAAATCATTTCCGGTTCTGATGCCGTTTTGGATTCTTATAACCCTGGTTGGACAGATCCCAATATTCGTGAAAACATGATCAATGGATCTTTATCCATTCTAAGTGCCACAAAAAAAGCAGGTGTCAAACGGATCATTGTGATGGGTGGTGCAGGATCTTTAGAAGTTCAACCTGGAGTGCAACTGATTGACACTCCAGAGTTTCCAAAAGAATATTTTGCCGGTGCCGATGGTGCAAGGCAGATACTAAACCACTTACGATCCGAAAACGAATTGGAATGGTCCTTCCTTTCTCCTTCTGCTGTCATCGAACCAGAGGGAACAAAAACAGGTAAGTATCGTTTTTCAAAAGAATCTCTTCTTGTTGATACCAATGGACATAGCCATATCTCACTTGCAGATTTAGTAAAAGCCTTTGTAGATGAACTCGAAGAAAGAAAATATGTAAAACAAAGATTTACAGTTGGTTATTAG
- a CDS encoding Rrf2 family transcriptional regulator: MSIPSRYSVAIHILTILEMDGEASSEEIAGSVGTNPAIIRLLLGKLKRAGIINARRGIKGSSLSKPAREINLLDIYKATEKEENLFLLHEHPNPNCPIGKNIQVALSGILDEAQKAMEDKLSKYNLSDVSSEIRQRTLSKKTGTYKKRA; the protein is encoded by the coding sequence ATGTCCATCCCTAGCCGATATTCTGTTGCCATCCATATTTTAACCATTTTGGAAATGGATGGAGAAGCATCTTCAGAGGAAATTGCAGGATCTGTGGGCACAAACCCGGCCATCATTCGTTTGTTACTCGGAAAACTAAAAAGAGCAGGCATCATCAATGCACGGAGAGGAATCAAAGGTTCTTCTTTGTCGAAACCTGCCAGGGAGATCAACCTACTCGATATTTATAAAGCAACAGAAAAAGAAGAAAACTTGTTTCTTTTGCACGAACATCCCAATCCGAATTGCCCTATTGGAAAAAATATTCAGGTCGCACTATCAGGAATTTTAGACGAAGCGCAGAAAGCCATGGAAGATAAACTTTCAAAATACAATTTATCCGATGTTAGTTCGGAGATACGCCAACGGACATTATCTAAAAAAACGGGAACTTATAAAAAACGAGCGTAA